Proteins encoded within one genomic window of Acidovorax sp. 107:
- a CDS encoding CopD family protein, which yields MLWVKAFHIVFVASWFAGLFYLPRIFVNLAMVAPGSAAERDRLLLMARKLMRFTTLLAVPAIALGLWLWLGYGIGRGPGNGWMHAKLAVVVLVIGYHHACSVLLRKLADGTSRRSHVWFRWFNEAPVLLLLVAVVLVVVKPF from the coding sequence ATGCTCTGGGTCAAAGCCTTTCACATCGTTTTCGTGGCCAGCTGGTTTGCGGGCCTGTTCTATTTGCCGCGCATCTTCGTCAATCTGGCGATGGTGGCGCCCGGCTCGGCCGCCGAGCGCGACCGCCTGCTGCTCATGGCGCGCAAGCTGATGCGCTTTACCACCCTGCTGGCCGTGCCCGCCATTGCGCTGGGGCTGTGGCTGTGGCTGGGCTACGGCATTGGCCGGGGCCCGGGCAATGGCTGGATGCATGCCAAGCTGGCCGTGGTGGTGCTGGTCATCGGCTACCACCACGCGTGCAGCGTGCTGCTGCGCAAGCTGGCCGACGGCACCAGCCGCCGCAGCCATGTGTGGTTCCGCTGGTTCAACGAAGCGCCGGTGCTGCTGCTGCTGGTGGCCGTGGTGCTGGTGGTGGTCAAGCCCTTCTGA
- a CDS encoding VanZ family protein: protein MHKTSAWPLALTYTALIVFASLFPFDGWREQGIDPLVFLFARIPPPYWTGFDVVTNIVGYAPLGFLLVLGLLRSGWRRVLWAVALATLVGTLLSLCMEFLQIYLPRRVPSNLDLALNALGTLAGALSAALLERLGALDRWSNFRARWFVSDASGAMVLLALWPLALLFPAAVPFGLGQVLERLEAALIDLLADTPFLDWLPLRETELDPLSPSGELLCVTLGLLIPCLLGYCVIRQMGRRALFALAVVGVGVVLTALSAALSWGPVHAWEWMDLPVRVGVWAALALALLMLALPRRACAAVLLLALTWHLALLNQAPTSAYFAQTLQIWEQGRFIRFYGLGQWLGWLWPYLALLYVVFRVSRRESAA from the coding sequence ATGCACAAAACCTCTGCCTGGCCGCTCGCGCTGACGTACACGGCGCTTATCGTTTTTGCCAGCCTGTTCCCGTTTGACGGGTGGCGCGAACAGGGCATCGACCCCCTGGTCTTTTTGTTTGCACGGATCCCCCCGCCTTACTGGACGGGGTTTGACGTGGTGACCAACATCGTGGGTTACGCGCCCCTGGGCTTCTTGTTGGTGCTGGGCCTGTTGCGATCGGGCTGGCGGCGTGTGCTGTGGGCGGTGGCGCTGGCCACGCTGGTGGGCACGCTGCTGTCGCTGTGCATGGAGTTTTTGCAGATCTACCTGCCCCGGCGTGTGCCCTCCAACCTGGACCTGGCGCTCAACGCGCTGGGCACGCTGGCCGGTGCGCTCAGTGCCGCACTGCTGGAGCGGCTGGGGGCGCTGGACCGCTGGAGCAACTTCAGGGCGCGCTGGTTTGTGTCCGACGCTTCGGGGGCCATGGTGCTGCTGGCGCTGTGGCCGCTGGCGCTGCTGTTTCCGGCCGCCGTGCCGTTTGGCCTGGGCCAGGTGCTGGAACGGCTGGAAGCCGCGCTCATTGACCTGCTGGCCGACACCCCGTTTCTGGACTGGCTGCCCCTGCGCGAGACTGAGCTCGATCCCTTGTCGCCCAGTGGCGAACTGCTGTGCGTCACCCTGGGGCTGCTCATCCCCTGTCTGCTGGGCTACTGTGTGATCCGCCAGATGGGGCGGCGCGCGCTGTTTGCGCTGGCGGTGGTCGGGGTGGGGGTTGTCCTGACCGCTCTGTCCGCCGCGCTGAGCTGGGGCCCCGTGCACGCCTGGGAGTGGATGGACCTGCCCGTGCGCGTGGGCGTGTGGGCGGCGCTGGCGCTGGCGCTGCTGATGCTGGCCCTTCCGCGCCGGGCTTGCGCCGCCGTGTTGCTGCTGGCGCTGACCTGGCACCTGGCACTGCTGAACCAGGCGCCCACCAGCGCCTACTTTGCCCAGACCCTGCAGATCTGGGAGCAGGGCCGCTTCATCCGCTTTTACGGCCTGGGCCAGTGGCTGGGCTGGCTGTGGCCCTACCTGGCGCTGCTGTATGTGGTGTTTCGGGTGTCGCGCAGAGAGAGTGCCGCCTGA
- a CDS encoding ferredoxin, whose product MSDTPSAPAAAPGYYQRHIFFCLNERTNGEDSCAHHNAQAGFDRCKAQVKAAGLAGAGKVRVNKAGCLDRCAGGPVAVVYPEGTWYTYVDAADIDEIVESHLKNGQVVERLVTPAELGR is encoded by the coding sequence ATGAGCGACACCCCTTCCGCACCGGCCGCAGCGCCCGGTTACTACCAGCGCCACATCTTCTTCTGCCTCAATGAGCGCACCAACGGGGAAGACAGTTGCGCCCACCACAACGCGCAGGCGGGTTTTGACCGCTGCAAAGCCCAGGTCAAGGCCGCCGGGCTGGCGGGTGCCGGCAAGGTCCGTGTGAACAAGGCCGGTTGCCTGGACCGCTGCGCGGGCGGCCCTGTGGCCGTGGTCTACCCCGAAGGCACCTGGTACACCTATGTGGACGCGGCGGACATCGACGAAATCGTCGAATCGCACCTCAAGAACGGCCAGGTGGTGGAACGCCTGGTCACGCCAGCGGAACTTGGCCGCTGA
- a CDS encoding alpha/beta hydrolase yields MNAQTERLTLSGPAGAIEAVRDSAALADGAAPRGVAIIAHPHPLFGGTMDNKVVQTLARAFVQCGWTAVRFNFRGVGATAGVHDEGRGELQDLLAVVAQVAPAAEGQPLALAGFSFGAFVTSHALEALWPTQRVEKAVLVGTAASRFTVAPVPPDAHLRTLVVHGEQDDTVPLSAVMDWARPQILPVTVVPAGGHFFHGQLPLLKNLVVRHLQSGA; encoded by the coding sequence GTGAATGCCCAGACCGAACGCCTGACCCTGTCCGGCCCCGCAGGCGCCATCGAGGCCGTGCGCGACAGCGCCGCCCTGGCCGATGGCGCGGCGCCCCGTGGCGTCGCCATCATTGCCCACCCCCACCCGCTGTTTGGCGGCACCATGGACAACAAGGTGGTGCAGACCCTGGCGCGTGCGTTTGTGCAGTGTGGCTGGACGGCGGTGCGCTTCAACTTTCGCGGCGTGGGCGCCACGGCTGGCGTGCACGACGAAGGCCGGGGCGAGTTGCAAGACCTGCTGGCGGTGGTGGCGCAGGTGGCGCCCGCCGCCGAGGGGCAACCCCTGGCGCTGGCGGGGTTTTCCTTCGGGGCGTTTGTCACCAGCCATGCCCTGGAGGCCCTCTGGCCCACGCAGCGCGTGGAAAAGGCCGTGCTGGTCGGCACGGCCGCCAGCCGCTTCACGGTGGCCCCGGTGCCGCCCGACGCCCACCTGCGCACGCTGGTCGTGCACGGCGAGCAGGACGACACCGTGCCGCTGTCGGCCGTGATGGACTGGGCCCGGCCCCAGATACTGCCTGTCACAGTCGTCCCCGCGGGGGGGCATTTCTTTCACGGACAATTGCCGCTTCTGAAGAATCTGGTGGTCCGCCACCTGCAATCGGGCGCCTGA
- a CDS encoding D-alanyl-D-alanine carboxypeptidase family protein — protein sequence MKRILSALRSLAVFAAVAPAAFGAFAQAPQPPEIAARTYLLVDVTANQVLAAKDIDAPVEQASLTKLMTGYLVFDALRSKKIALDQKLPVSVRAWKMPGSRMFIDPKMQVPVEDLIKGMIVQSGNDATMALAEGVGGTAENFVKLMNDQAQALGMKGTSYKNPEGLTEPGHTTTARDLSVLAMRLMKDFPEYMHYYSTKQYSYPGTPASNGSNRNSLLFRDPTVDGLKTGHTAAAGYCLVATSKREFPGVGQRRLLSIVLGAASENARANESQKLLNWGYTAFEAVKLFDAGKPVATPAVWKGKDSVLKIGREEAIVVAVPAGSAGKITTQIARPDPLVAPYTKGQAIGTLKVMLGDQSIGEVPLVALEAVEQAGILGRAWDAIRLWIK from the coding sequence ATGAAACGAATCCTGTCTGCGTTGCGATCCCTGGCCGTCTTTGCTGCGGTGGCCCCGGCTGCCTTTGGCGCCTTTGCCCAGGCACCCCAGCCGCCTGAAATCGCCGCGCGCACCTATCTGCTGGTGGACGTCACCGCCAACCAGGTGCTGGCCGCCAAGGACATCGACGCGCCAGTGGAGCAGGCCTCGCTCACCAAGCTCATGACGGGCTATCTGGTGTTTGACGCGCTGCGCTCCAAGAAGATCGCGCTGGACCAGAAGCTGCCCGTGAGCGTGCGCGCCTGGAAGATGCCCGGCTCGCGCATGTTCATCGACCCCAAGATGCAGGTGCCGGTCGAAGACCTCATCAAGGGCATGATCGTGCAGTCTGGCAACGACGCCACCATGGCCCTGGCCGAAGGCGTGGGTGGCACGGCCGAGAACTTCGTCAAGCTCATGAACGACCAGGCGCAGGCGCTGGGCATGAAGGGCACGAGCTACAAGAACCCCGAAGGCCTGACCGAGCCCGGCCACACCACCACGGCCCGCGACCTCTCCGTGCTGGCCATGCGGCTGATGAAGGACTTCCCGGAGTACATGCACTATTACTCCACTAAGCAGTACAGCTACCCTGGCACCCCGGCATCGAATGGCAGCAACCGCAATTCGCTGTTGTTCCGTGACCCCACGGTGGACGGCCTCAAGACCGGCCACACCGCCGCTGCAGGCTACTGCCTGGTGGCCACGTCCAAGCGTGAATTCCCCGGTGTGGGCCAGCGCCGCCTGCTGTCCATCGTGCTGGGTGCCGCGAGCGAAAACGCGCGCGCGAACGAAAGTCAGAAGCTGCTGAACTGGGGCTACACCGCGTTCGAGGCGGTCAAGCTGTTTGACGCGGGCAAGCCCGTGGCGACCCCTGCCGTCTGGAAGGGCAAGGACAGCGTGCTGAAGATTGGCCGCGAAGAAGCCATCGTGGTCGCCGTGCCCGCAGGCAGCGCCGGAAAGATCACCACCCAGATCGCCCGCCCCGATCCGCTGGTCGCGCCCTACACCAAGGGCCAGGCCATCGGCACCCTCAAGGTCATGCTGGGCGACCAGTCCATCGGCGAAGTGCCCCTGGTGGCGCTGGAGGCGGTGGAGCAGGCCGGCATCCTGGGCCGCGCTTGGGACGCCATCCGCCTCTGGATCAAGTAA
- the rpsL gene encoding 30S ribosomal protein S12, producing the protein MPTINQLVRQGREVEKTKSKSPAMENSPQRRGVCTRVYTTTPKKPNSALRKVAKVRLTNGFEVISYIGGEGHNLQEHSVVLVRGGRVKDLPGVRYHIVRGSLDLQGVKDRKQARSKYGAKKPKAK; encoded by the coding sequence ATGCCAACCATTAATCAACTGGTCCGTCAGGGGCGCGAGGTCGAAAAGACCAAGTCCAAGAGCCCTGCGATGGAAAACTCTCCACAGCGCCGTGGCGTGTGCACCCGTGTGTACACCACGACGCCTAAGAAGCCTAACTCCGCTCTGCGTAAGGTCGCCAAGGTGCGCCTGACCAACGGTTTTGAGGTGATCTCCTACATCGGCGGTGAAGGCCACAACCTGCAAGAACACAGCGTGGTGCTGGTTCGCGGCGGTCGTGTCAAGGACTTGCCTGGTGTGCGTTACCACATCGTGCGTGGTTCGCTGGACTTGCAAGGCGTGAAAGACCGCAAGCAAGCCCGCTCCAAGTACGGTGCGAAGAAGCCAAAGGCCAAGTAA
- the rpsG gene encoding 30S ribosomal protein S7, with translation MPRRREVPKREILPDPKFGNVELSKFMNVIMEGGKKAVAERIIYGALELIEKKHPDKDPLEAFTVAINNVKPMVEVKSRRVGGANYQVPVEVRPVRRLALSMRWIKEAARKRGEKSMAQRLANELLEATEGRGGAMKKRDEVHRMAEANKAFSHFRF, from the coding sequence ATGCCACGTCGTCGCGAAGTCCCCAAACGTGAAATCCTGCCGGATCCCAAGTTCGGCAATGTAGAGCTGTCCAAATTCATGAACGTGATCATGGAAGGCGGCAAAAAGGCTGTTGCAGAACGCATCATTTACGGTGCCCTGGAACTGATCGAGAAGAAGCACCCCGATAAGGACCCTCTGGAAGCCTTCACCGTTGCCATCAACAACGTGAAGCCCATGGTGGAAGTGAAGTCCCGCCGCGTCGGCGGTGCCAACTACCAGGTGCCCGTGGAAGTGCGTCCTGTCCGTCGTCTGGCCCTGTCCATGCGTTGGATCAAGGAAGCCGCCCGCAAGCGTGGTGAAAAGTCGATGGCCCAACGCCTGGCCAACGAACTGCTGGAAGCCACCGAAGGCCGTGGCGGCGCCATGAAGAAGCGTGACGAAGTGCACCGCATGGCCGAAGCTAACAAGGCATTCAGCCACTTCCGCTTCTAA
- the fusA gene encoding elongation factor G, translating to MARNTPIERYRNIGISAHIDAGKTTTTERILFYTGVSHKIGEVHDGAATMDWMEQEQERGITITSAATTCFWKGMDNTYPEHRFNIIDTPGHVDFTIEVERSMRVLDGACMVYCAVGGVQPQSETVWRQANKYKVPRLAFVNKMDRTGANFFKVYDQMKLRLKANPVPVVIPIGAEDTFTGVVDLLKMKAIIWDEASQGMKFSYEDIPANLVESAKEWREKMVEAAAEASEELMNKYLEEGDLSETEIKLGLRTRTIATEIHPMLCGTAFKNKGVQRMLDAVIDYLPAPTDIPDVTGTDDDENPVTRKADDGEKFSALAFKLMTDPFVGQLTFVRVYSGVLTKGDTVYNPIKGKKERIGRIVQMHANERQEVEEIRAGDIAACVGLKEVTTGETLCDVNSQIILERMIFPEPVISQAVEPKTKADQEKMGIALQRLAAEDPSFRVKTDEESGQTIISGMGELHLEIIVDRMKREFGVEANVGKPQVAYRETIRKTVEEAEGKFVRQSGGKGQYGHVVLKIEPNEAGKGIEFVDAIKGGVVPREFIPAVEKGINEAVTQGVLAGYPVVDVKVTLHFGSYHDVDSNELAFKMAAIFGFKEGCKKAGPVILEPMMAVEVETPEDYAGNVMGDLSSRRGMVQGMDDIPGGGKAIRAEVPLSEMFGYSTTLRSATQGRATYSMEFKHYSEAPRNVSEAIMAARAK from the coding sequence ATGGCTCGCAATACCCCCATCGAGCGCTACCGCAATATCGGTATCTCGGCCCACATTGACGCTGGCAAGACCACGACCACCGAACGTATCCTGTTCTACACGGGCGTGAGCCACAAGATTGGTGAAGTGCACGATGGTGCTGCCACCATGGACTGGATGGAGCAAGAGCAAGAGCGCGGCATCACGATCACCTCGGCTGCCACGACCTGTTTCTGGAAGGGTATGGACAATACCTATCCCGAGCACCGCTTCAACATCATCGACACCCCCGGCCACGTGGACTTCACGATTGAAGTGGAGCGTTCTATGCGCGTGCTCGACGGCGCCTGCATGGTGTACTGCGCCGTGGGTGGCGTGCAGCCTCAGTCGGAAACCGTCTGGCGCCAGGCCAACAAGTACAAGGTGCCTCGTCTGGCCTTTGTGAACAAGATGGACCGCACTGGTGCCAACTTCTTCAAGGTCTACGACCAGATGAAGCTGCGCCTGAAGGCCAACCCTGTGCCCGTCGTGATTCCGATCGGCGCAGAAGACACGTTCACTGGCGTGGTGGACCTGCTGAAGATGAAGGCCATCATCTGGGACGAAGCTTCCCAGGGCATGAAGTTCAGCTACGAAGACATCCCGGCCAACTTGGTGGAATCTGCCAAGGAATGGCGCGAGAAGATGGTGGAGGCTGCGGCCGAAGCCTCTGAAGAGCTGATGAACAAGTACCTGGAAGAGGGCGACCTTTCCGAAACCGAAATCAAGCTCGGCCTGCGTACGCGCACGATCGCTACAGAAATCCATCCGATGCTGTGCGGTACCGCGTTCAAGAACAAGGGCGTGCAGCGCATGCTGGATGCTGTGATCGACTACCTGCCTGCGCCGACGGATATTCCTGACGTGACCGGTACCGACGACGACGAGAATCCAGTCACCCGCAAGGCGGATGACGGCGAGAAGTTCTCTGCGCTCGCATTCAAGCTGATGACCGACCCGTTCGTGGGCCAGTTGACCTTCGTGCGCGTGTACTCCGGCGTGCTGACCAAGGGCGATACCGTCTACAACCCCATCAAGGGCAAGAAAGAGCGTATCGGCCGTATCGTGCAGATGCATGCCAACGAGCGCCAGGAAGTCGAAGAAATTCGCGCCGGCGACATCGCTGCCTGCGTGGGCCTGAAGGAAGTGACCACGGGCGAAACCCTGTGCGACGTGAACTCGCAGATCATTCTCGAGCGCATGATTTTCCCTGAGCCTGTGATTTCGCAAGCTGTGGAACCCAAGACCAAGGCTGACCAGGAAAAGATGGGTATCGCACTGCAGCGTCTGGCTGCCGAAGATCCATCCTTCCGCGTGAAGACCGACGAAGAATCCGGCCAGACCATCATCTCCGGCATGGGCGAGCTCCACCTCGAAATCATCGTGGACCGCATGAAGCGCGAATTCGGCGTGGAAGCCAATGTGGGCAAGCCCCAAGTGGCTTACCGCGAAACCATCCGCAAGACGGTGGAAGAAGCCGAAGGCAAGTTCGTGCGCCAGTCCGGTGGTAAGGGCCAGTACGGTCACGTCGTGCTCAAGATCGAACCCAACGAAGCCGGCAAGGGCATCGAGTTCGTCGACGCGATCAAGGGCGGTGTGGTTCCTCGCGAATTCATCCCGGCCGTGGAAAAGGGTATCAACGAAGCCGTCACGCAAGGCGTGCTGGCCGGCTACCCCGTGGTCGACGTCAAAGTCACGCTGCACTTCGGTTCGTACCACGATGTGGACTCGAACGAACTGGCGTTCAAGATGGCTGCCATCTTCGGCTTCAAGGAAGGCTGCAAGAAGGCCGGTCCGGTCATTCTGGAACCCATGATGGCCGTGGAAGTGGAAACGCCTGAAGACTACGCCGGTAACGTGATGGGCGACCTGTCCAGCCGTCGCGGCATGGTGCAGGGCATGGATGACATCCCAGGCGGTGGCAAGGCCATCCGCGCTGAAGTGCCGCTGTCGGAAATGTTCGGCTACTCCACGACCCTGCGTTCCGCAACGCAAGGCCGCGCTACGTACTCGATGGAATTCAAGCACTACAGCGAAGCACCTCGCAACGTGTCTGAAGCCATCATGGCAGCACGCGCCAAATAA
- the tuf gene encoding elongation factor Tu, with product MAKGKFERTKPHVNVGTIGHVDHGKTTLTAAIATVLSAKFGGEAKAYDQIDAAPEEKARGITINTAHVEYETANRHYAHVDCPGHADYVKNMITGAAQMDGAILVCSAADGPMPQTREHILLARQVGVPYIIVFLNKCDMVDDEELLELVEMEVRELLDKYDFPGDDTPIIRGSAKLALEGDKGKLGEEAIMKLAEALDTYIPTPERAVDGAFLMPVEDVFSISGRGTVVTGRVERGIIKVGEEIEIVGIRDTQKTICTGVEMFRKLLDQGQAGDNVGLLLRGTKREDVERGQVLCKPGSIKPHTHFTAEVYVLSKDEGGRHTPFFNNYRPQFYFRTTDVTGAIELPADKEMVMPGDNVSITVKLINPIAMEEGLRFAIREGGRTVGAGVVAKIIA from the coding sequence ATGGCAAAAGGTAAGTTTGAACGCACCAAGCCCCACGTCAACGTGGGCACGATCGGCCACGTGGACCATGGCAAGACGACGCTGACGGCAGCGATTGCCACGGTGCTGTCCGCCAAGTTCGGCGGCGAAGCCAAGGCCTACGACCAGATCGACGCTGCGCCCGAAGAAAAGGCCCGCGGTATCACGATCAACACCGCTCACGTGGAATACGAAACGGCCAACCGCCACTACGCCCACGTGGACTGCCCCGGCCACGCCGACTATGTGAAGAACATGATCACCGGCGCTGCCCAGATGGACGGCGCTATCCTGGTGTGCTCGGCCGCTGACGGCCCCATGCCCCAGACCCGCGAACACATCCTGCTGGCCCGTCAAGTGGGCGTGCCTTACATCATCGTGTTCCTGAACAAGTGCGACATGGTGGACGACGAAGAACTGCTGGAACTCGTCGAAATGGAAGTGCGCGAACTCCTGGACAAGTACGACTTCCCAGGCGACGACACCCCCATCATCCGTGGTTCTGCCAAGCTCGCCCTGGAAGGCGACAAGGGCAAGCTGGGTGAAGAAGCCATCATGAAGCTGGCCGAAGCCCTGGACACCTACATCCCCACGCCAGAGCGCGCTGTGGACGGTGCCTTCCTGATGCCCGTGGAAGACGTGTTCTCCATCTCCGGCCGTGGTACCGTGGTGACCGGTCGCGTGGAACGCGGCATCATCAAGGTCGGCGAAGAAATCGAAATCGTGGGTATCCGCGACACGCAAAAGACCATCTGCACCGGCGTGGAAATGTTCCGCAAGCTGCTGGATCAAGGCCAAGCTGGCGACAACGTCGGCCTGCTGCTGCGCGGCACCAAGCGTGAAGACGTGGAACGCGGCCAAGTGCTGTGCAAGCCCGGCTCGATCAAGCCCCACACCCACTTCACGGCTGAGGTGTATGTGCTGAGCAAGGACGAAGGCGGCCGCCACACTCCTTTCTTCAACAACTACCGTCCCCAGTTCTACTTCCGCACGACCGACGTGACTGGCGCCATCGAGCTGCCAGCCGACAAGGAAATGGTCATGCCTGGTGACAACGTGTCGATCACTGTGAAGCTGATCAACCCCATCGCCATGGAAGAAGGTCTGCGCTTCGCTATCCGCGAAGGCGGCCGTACCGTGGGCGCTGGCGTCGTGGCCAAGATCATTGCTTAA
- the rpsJ gene encoding 30S ribosomal protein S10: MSKQKIRIRLKAFDYKLIDQSAAEIVDTAKRTGAIVKGPVPLPTRMKRFDILRSPHVNKTSRDQLEIRTHQRLMDIVDPTDKTVDALMKLDLPAGVDVEIKLQ; the protein is encoded by the coding sequence ATGTCCAAGCAAAAAATCCGCATCCGTCTGAAGGCGTTTGACTACAAGCTGATCGACCAGTCCGCTGCTGAGATCGTTGACACCGCCAAGCGCACCGGCGCCATCGTCAAGGGCCCCGTGCCCCTGCCTACGCGCATGAAGCGTTTTGACATCCTGCGTTCGCCGCACGTCAACAAGACCAGCCGCGACCAGCTCGAAATCCGCACGCACCAGCGTCTGATGGACATCGTGGACCCTACGGACAAGACCGTGGACGCCCTGATGAAGCTCGACCTGCCAGCCGGCGTGGACGTCGAAATCAAGCTGCAGTGA
- the rplC gene encoding 50S ribosomal protein L3 — translation MSLSNSLGLLGRKVGMMRLFTDDGDAVPVTVVDVSNNRVTQIKTQENDGYVALQVTFGSRKASRVTKPEAGHLAKAGVEAGEIIQEFRVTAETAGKYAAGAAVPVADVFAVGQKVDVQGTSIGKGYAGTIKRHNMSSQRASHGNSRSHNVPGSIGMAQDPGRVFPGKRMTGHLGDVTKTTQNLDVIRIDEARQLLLIKGAIPGSKGGFVTVRPAIKAKASKGAN, via the coding sequence ATGAGTCTGAGCAACTCCCTCGGGTTGCTGGGTCGCAAAGTGGGCATGATGCGTCTGTTCACCGATGATGGGGACGCAGTGCCTGTCACGGTGGTGGATGTGTCCAACAACCGCGTTACCCAGATCAAAACCCAAGAGAATGATGGCTACGTGGCCCTGCAGGTCACGTTCGGTTCGCGCAAAGCATCGCGCGTGACCAAGCCAGAAGCCGGCCACCTTGCCAAGGCAGGTGTGGAAGCCGGTGAAATCATCCAAGAATTCCGCGTGACCGCTGAAACCGCCGGCAAGTATGCCGCTGGTGCCGCTGTGCCCGTGGCGGATGTGTTTGCCGTGGGCCAAAAGGTCGACGTGCAAGGTACTTCGATCGGTAAGGGCTACGCCGGCACCATCAAGCGCCACAACATGAGCTCGCAGCGCGCGTCGCACGGTAACAGCCGTTCGCACAACGTGCCTGGCTCGATCGGTATGGCACAAGACCCAGGTCGCGTGTTCCCCGGCAAGCGCATGACGGGCCACCTCGGCGATGTCACCAAGACCACGCAAAACCTCGATGTCATCCGCATCGACGAAGCGCGTCAACTGCTCTTGATCAAGGGCGCTATTCCGGGCTCCAAGGGTGGGTTCGTGACGGTGCGTCCAGCGATCAAGGCCAAAGCCTCCAAAGGAGCGAACTAA
- the rplD gene encoding 50S ribosomal protein L4 has protein sequence MQLELLNDQGQGASKLDVPETVFGREYNEDLVHQIVVAYQANARQGTRAQKDREQVRHSTKKPFKQKGTGNARAGMTSSPLWRGGGRIFPNMPDENFTQKINKKMYRAGMSAILSQLAREGRLAVVDSLKLDSPKTKVLADKFKAMNLQSVMVIADEVDENLYLASRNLVNVLVVEPRYADPVSLVRFKKVLVTKGAIDKLKEMFA, from the coding sequence ATGCAGCTCGAACTCCTGAATGACCAAGGCCAAGGCGCATCCAAGCTGGATGTTCCCGAAACCGTGTTCGGTCGTGAATACAACGAAGATCTGGTCCACCAGATCGTGGTGGCCTACCAGGCCAACGCACGCCAAGGCACTCGCGCCCAGAAGGACCGCGAGCAAGTCCGTCACTCGACCAAGAAGCCTTTCAAGCAAAAGGGTACGGGTAACGCACGTGCAGGTATGACTTCCTCGCCACTGTGGCGCGGGGGCGGTCGGATTTTCCCGAACATGCCTGACGAAAATTTCACGCAGAAGATCAACAAGAAGATGTACCGCGCCGGTATGTCTGCCATCTTGTCGCAGCTGGCCCGCGAAGGTCGTCTGGCTGTGGTCGACTCGCTGAAGCTTGACTCCCCCAAGACCAAGGTCCTGGCCGACAAGTTCAAGGCGATGAACCTGCAATCGGTGATGGTGATTGCCGACGAAGTGGACGAAAACCTGTACCTGGCTTCGCGCAATCTGGTGAACGTGCTCGTCGTTGAGCCCCGTTATGCCGATCCCGTGTCGCTGGTGCGTTTCAAGAAAGTGCTCGTCACCAAGGGTGCAATCGACAAACTCAAGGAGATGTTCGCATGA
- the rplW gene encoding 50S ribosomal protein L23: MSTLKFDEGRLMQVLVAPIVSEKATMVAEKSNAVTFKVLQNATKPEIKAAVELMFKVEVKGVSVVNTKGKTKRFGKTVGRRDNVRKAYVTLQPGQELNLSGEAA; this comes from the coding sequence ATGAGCACACTCAAGTTTGACGAAGGTCGTCTGATGCAAGTGCTGGTCGCTCCCATCGTGTCCGAAAAGGCCACCATGGTTGCCGAGAAGTCCAATGCAGTGACGTTCAAGGTGCTGCAGAACGCTACCAAGCCCGAAATCAAGGCCGCTGTGGAATTGATGTTCAAGGTGGAAGTCAAGGGCGTTTCTGTGGTGAACACCAAAGGCAAGACCAAGCGTTTCGGCAAGACTGTCGGCCGCCGCGACAATGTTCGCAAGGCATACGTCACGCTGCAGCCAGGTCAAGAGCTGAACCTCTCCGGGGAGGCCGCGTAA